The following coding sequences lie in one Rutidosis leptorrhynchoides isolate AG116_Rl617_1_P2 chromosome 6, CSIRO_AGI_Rlap_v1, whole genome shotgun sequence genomic window:
- the LOC139853715 gene encoding protein LATERAL BRANCHING OXIDOREDUCTASE 1-like: MSMEKQVQEIAANCNSLPERYIRKPHEEYGHVANNDAMSSPTTAADIPVIDFNLLISSSSELERLKSAITTWGCFQAINHGIESSFLEKVREMHKLFFSLPAEEKNKWSREENDTEGYGNDTVLSDQQIVDWTDRLYLTVFPQNLKRLRFWPQNPTQFREVVDEYSSKIVSINEVVLKALARSINLDENCFLDQYGTSGKIQARFCYYPPCQWPEKVLGLKPHADGSAVTVLLQDKEVEGLEILKDGQWFGVPIIPDALTINIGDQIEVMSNGIFKSPVHRVSVNSKRERMTVAMFCIPQTEKDIGPVEGLITDETPRLYKNVTFSLEFFFEYAQIGKRFIEACKI; encoded by the exons ATGTCAATGGAGAAGCAAGTTCAAGAAATAGCAGCGAACTGTAACAGTTTGCCGGAAAGATATATACGTAAACCGCATGAAGAATACGGTCATGTTGCTAATAACGATGCCATGTCATCTCCCACGACTGCCGCTGACATTCCGGTTATTGATTTTAACCTTTTAATTTCTTCATCTTCGGAGCTCGAAAGGCTTAAATCAGCAATTACAACTTGGGGCTGCTTTCAG GCGATAAACCACGGAATTGAAAGTTCGTTTTTGGAGAAAGTGCGAGAAATGCACAAACTTTTCTTTAGTTTACCTGCAGAGGAGAAGAACAAATGGTCTAGAGAAGAAAATGATACTGAAGGTTATGGGAATGACACGGTACTTTCAGATCAACAAATTGTTGACTGGACTGATAGGCTTTATCTTACTGTTTTTCCACAAAACCTAAAACGACTTCGATTTTGGCCTCAGAATCCCACACAGTTTAG GGAAGTTGTTGACGAATATAGCTCTAAAATAGTGTCGATTAATGAGGTTGTTCTTAAGGCCCTGGCAAGATCAATAAATTTGGATGAAAATTGCTTTTTGGATCAATATGGGACTAGTGGGAAGATTCAAGCAAGATTTTGTTACTACCCTCCTTGTCAATGGCCTGAAAAAGTGTTGGGACTCAAACCGCATGCCGATGGTTCGGCCGTCACAGTTCTGTTGCAAGACAAAGAGGTTGAAGGCCTTGAGATTTTAAAAGATGGTCAGTGGTTTGGAGTTCCTATCATTCCTGATGCTTTAACCATAAATATTGGTGATCAAATTGAG GTAATGAGTAATGGGATATTCAAAAGTCCGGTGCACAGAGTGTCGGTGAACTCAAAAAGAGAAAGGATGACAGTGGCTATGTTCTGCATCCCTCAAACCGAAAAGGATATAGGACCCGTTGAAGGACTCATTACGGATGAAACACCGAGGTTATACAAGAACGTCACGTTTTCTCTCGAATTCTTTTTTGAGTATGCCCAGATAGGTAAAAGATTCATCGAAGCCTGCAAGATATGA